In one window of Methanolobus mangrovi DNA:
- a CDS encoding GNAT family N-acetyltransferase — protein sequence MKPHLHVEQANLSHVSFLSEFGKESFIDAYKLTLPMEELRAYVDGAFSEKLIKREMESSEALYLICKNSKGVICGYAKILNSEVPDCVTDNKAIELQRLYVKNESRGKGVGGILFENGEAISKQKGFNVVWLRVWDGNTAAQNIYVKWGYTFCGKEWYEVGKEKRKVLVMMKHI from the coding sequence ATGAAGCCCCATCTTCATGTAGAACAAGCCAATTTATCGCATGTTAGTTTCCTTTCCGAGTTCGGGAAAGAATCATTTATAGATGCATATAAGCTAACCCTTCCTATGGAAGAACTTAGGGCCTATGTGGATGGTGCTTTCTCGGAAAAACTAATCAAACGTGAGATGGAAAGCTCAGAAGCTCTTTATTTAATCTGCAAGAACTCAAAGGGAGTAATATGTGGCTACGCAAAAATTCTGAATTCTGAAGTACCAGATTGTGTCACAGATAACAAGGCAATAGAATTGCAGCGCCTTTATGTTAAGAATGAATCAAGGGGCAAAGGAGTTGGAGGGATTCTATTCGAGAATGGAGAAGCAATTTCTAAGCAAAAAGGCTTCAATGTAGTGTGGTTACGTGTATGGGATGGCAATACTGCTGCTCAGAATATTTACGTGAAGTGGGGATACACATTTTGCGGTAAAGAGTGGTATGAAGTAGGAAAAGAAAAAAGGAAAGTATTGGTCATGATGAAGCATATTTAA
- a CDS encoding APC family permease codes for MTENKSMGLLSATSIGVGAMVGAGIFSIFGTATQISGNAVYISFIIAGAIALLSTYSYAKLGVRYPSAGGPVEFLIQGFGDGILSGGLNLLLWTGYIFGLALYAKGFALYGMTFIAAGSAAIWSNIFATAIIIVFTAINFIGAKAVGRSELFIVSIKVGILLLFAISGLFFIQPVNLSIAQFPTTPNILYGAGIVFLAYQGFGLITNAAEDMDDPGQTLPRALYLSVLIVICIYVLVSFAVIGNLSMSEISTSKDYALAAAAKPFLGDIGFKIMAIAALFSTSSAINASLYGGANVSYLIAKEGELPEFFERKVWNRSTEGLFITSGLVILCTNLLNLEGIGMLASASLLVIYVAVNTSHLRLSGETGAKRYLIYASLFSSLVFLGILIYYELLHSVTTLIVFAVVIIFCFIVEWTYRKYSRRTLKTRSVCDGANL; via the coding sequence ATGACTGAAAACAAATCAATGGGCCTGTTATCAGCTACTTCCATTGGCGTCGGTGCAATGGTAGGTGCAGGTATCTTCTCAATATTCGGAACAGCAACCCAGATATCCGGTAATGCAGTCTACATATCTTTCATAATCGCAGGAGCTATCGCTCTGTTAAGCACATATTCCTATGCTAAGTTGGGAGTAAGATATCCTTCCGCAGGCGGTCCTGTTGAGTTTCTTATTCAGGGTTTCGGTGACGGAATATTAAGCGGTGGATTAAATCTCCTTCTCTGGACCGGATATATATTCGGACTTGCACTTTATGCAAAAGGATTTGCCCTTTATGGAATGACCTTTATAGCTGCTGGCTCCGCGGCGATATGGTCAAATATCTTTGCCACAGCTATAATTATTGTTTTTACAGCTATCAATTTCATAGGTGCAAAGGCTGTAGGCAGGTCAGAACTGTTCATTGTATCAATAAAAGTAGGGATTCTCCTGCTCTTTGCCATTTCGGGGCTTTTTTTCATCCAGCCTGTAAACCTGTCAATCGCACAATTCCCAACTACTCCTAATATTCTTTATGGAGCAGGAATCGTATTTCTTGCCTATCAGGGTTTTGGATTAATAACCAATGCTGCAGAGGATATGGATGATCCCGGGCAGACTCTCCCCAGAGCTCTGTATCTGAGCGTTCTCATCGTCATATGCATTTATGTTCTCGTAAGTTTTGCAGTTATCGGGAATCTATCCATGTCAGAAATATCCACCTCAAAGGATTATGCACTGGCAGCAGCTGCAAAGCCTTTTCTGGGTGATATAGGATTCAAAATAATGGCAATAGCTGCCCTATTTTCAACATCTTCAGCCATCAATGCATCTCTTTATGGTGGCGCAAATGTAAGTTATCTCATTGCTAAGGAAGGTGAGTTGCCTGAATTCTTTGAGAGGAAAGTCTGGAACAGAAGCACCGAGGGTCTGTTCATCACTTCAGGTCTTGTTATTCTGTGTACGAATCTCCTGAACCTTGAAGGAATTGGTATGCTTGCAAGTGCTTCATTATTGGTGATATATGTAGCAGTCAATACATCCCACCTGCGTTTGTCCGGGGAAACCGGTGCAAAACGCTATTTGATATATGCATCTTTATTCAGCAGCTTGGTATTTTTAGGGATTCTCATCTACTATGAACTGCTCCACTCAGTAACAACATTGATCGTATTTGCGGTAGTTATTATATTCTGCTTTATAGTAGAATGGACTTATAGAAAATACTCAAGAAGGACATTAAAAACCAGATCAGTATGCGATGGGGCTAATTTATGA